From a single Sorghum bicolor cultivar BTx623 chromosome 5, Sorghum_bicolor_NCBIv3, whole genome shotgun sequence genomic region:
- the LOC110435991 gene encoding uncharacterized protein LOC110435991, translated as MDADAARQDGEQVPGASVAEAVGDAPKSPSVLFDQAVRAALCSRITKLSTGRCSGSRTTSASNARGAGIASSPLGSVSITRRCSDIRSADVAKCAAATPHIRVARDALAATRPLASVPSLGDGDPTERDEEATTATPTLTAPLLEAETKRCSKKTVVEGATFVQTAKYYFNQISAQKHARLLVACDALAATRPLTSVPSLGEATPTTSMGYPLRSTGPASSSEPEMLTFLETAKDYFKPAQGDLHNKHWICLKNSFNNGKCGSAPEVQEKCYKKTVGEKATALTSCCPCKSTGSASRTTSTGSAAWYVFGKQKVEPAAKPVTTG; from the exons ATGGACGCTGATGCGGCCCGTCAAGATGGGGAGCAGGTGCCCGGGGCTTCTGTTGCAGAGGCCGTCGGCGACGCGCCCAAATCGCCTTCGGTGCTCTTCGACCAGGCCGTCCGTGCCGCAT TATGCAGCCGCATTACCAAACTGTCCACCGGCAGATGTTCCGGGAGCAGAACAACCAGTGCTTCGAATGCCCGCGGTGCCGGAATCGCTTCAAGTCCGTTGGGGAGCGTCAGCATCACCAGGCGATGCTCCGACATTAGGAGCGCAGATGTAGCGAAGTGTGCCGCGGCGACGCCTCACATCCGCGTCGCCCGCGACGCGCTCGCCGCGACGCGCCCCCTCGCCTCGGTGCCTTCACTTGGTGATGGAGATCCGACGGAGAGGGATGAAGAGGCGACGACCGCGACACCGACCCTCACCGCGCCGCTGCTCGAGGCGGAGACGAAGAGGTGCTCCAAGAAGACGGTGGTGGAGGGGGCGACGTTCGTGCAGACCGCCAAGTACTACTTCAACCAAATATCGGCACAGAAGCACGCGCGCCTCCTCGTCGCCTGCGACGCGCTCGCCGCGACCCGACCCCTCACCTCGGTGCCTTCGCTCGGTGAGGCGACGCCAACCACTTCAATGGGATACCCGCTCAGAAGCACTGGACCGGCCTCAAGCTCG GAGCCGGAGATGCTGACGTTCCTGGAGACCGCAAAAGACTACTTCAAACCAGCTCAAGGAGATCTGCACAACAAGCACTGGATCTGCCTCAAGAACTCCTTCAACAACGGGAAATGCGGCTCG GCGCCAGAGGTGCAGGAAAAATGCTACAAGAAGACGGTGGGGGAGAAAGCTACTGCATTAACCAGTTGTTGCCCATGTAAAAGCACTGGATCAGCCTCAAGAACTACTTCAACCGGAAGTGCGGCTTG GTACGTGTTCGGCAAGCAGAAGGTCGAGCCTGCGGCGAAGCCTGTGACAACAGGATAA
- the LOC8071994 gene encoding uncharacterized protein LOC8071994 has protein sequence MKPATANGSRFGSDSGPIAGDTRDWSRLPEDLLVSVLRALHVDDAVRSGAVCASWNSAYAAFRRLRVPSPKQPPCLLYAPDALSPGAAALHCPSTGATLRIPSPRAPLARRPLLGSGHGWLVTADEASNLHLLNPVTGAQVALPPITALHHVESGTDEDGDPAYLVYENLLEYNYITHRGEVNTKPTILEMDDAYECMYFRVVLSAGPSAGRGCVVLLLHMPLGEVSFARLGDDRWTWVAPGDDDTGLPWRYGYRDAMYSAADGLFYLLGLDASMCSLDLNGPSPVARKILDSVPKSADASKYLVQTPAGDILQVWRSREEVDSEIPAEYPPDYVVDESIGGPDPCLELNTIEMQLYKVDLHGRRVELIKSLPEYALFLGYNGSMCLPVKDFPGLKPNCAYMTDDSMEYINFWKHNRREIGIWSLAERSMSKLVDVSQTIYPWLNWPSPIWIQPSFF, from the coding sequence ATGAAACCGGCGACAGCAAACGGATCCAGATTCGGATCCGACTCGGGGCCTATCGCCGGCGACACCCGTGATTGGTCCCGCTTGCCGGAGGACCTGCTGGTCAGCGTCCTGCGGGCGCTGCACGTCGACGATGCCGTCCGCTCCGGCGCCGTCTGCGCCTCCTGGAACTCGGCGTACGCCGCGTTCCGACGGCTCCGCGTCCCGTCGCCGAAGCAGCCCCCCTGCCTGCTCTACGCGCCCGACGCCCTCAGCCCCGGCGCCGCCGCGCTCCACTGCCCGTCCACCGGCGCCACGCTGCGGATCCCCTCCCCGCGGGCCCCGCTCGCCCGCCGGCCCCTGCTGGGCTCCGGCCACGGCTGGCTCGTCACCGCCGACGAGGCCTCCAACCTGCACCTTCTCAACCCCGTCACCGGCGCCCAGGTCGCGCTCCCGCCCATCACCGCGCTCCACCACGTCGAGAGCGGCACGGACGAGGATGGCGACCCCGCGTACCTCGTCTACGAGAACCTGTTGGAGTACAATTACATCACGCACCGGGGCGAGGTGAACACCAAGCCGACCATCCTGGAGATGGACGACGCGTACGAGTGCATGTACTTCCGCGTCGTGCTGTCGGCCGGCCCATCCGCCGGGCGCGGCTGCGTCGTGCTGCTGCTGCACATGCCGCTGGGAGAGGTCTCCTTCGCCAGGCTCGGCGACGACCGGTGGACTTGGGTCGCACCGGGAGACGACGACACGGGTCTCCCGTGGAGGTACGGCTACCGGGACGCCATGTACAGTGCCGCCGATGGCTTGTTCTACCTGCTCGGTTTAGACGCCTCCATGTGCAGCTTGGACCTTAACGGGCCTTCGCCGGTGGCACGTAAGATCCTCGACAGCGTGCCGAAATCTGCCGATGCGAGCAAATACCTCGTTCAGACACCGGCCGGTGACATCTTGCAGGTTTGGAGGTCCAGGGAAGAAGTCGACTCGGAAATACCGGCAGAGTATCCACCGGACTACGTGGTGGACGAAAGCATAGGGGGTCCGGACCCATGTTTGGAGCTCAACACCATTGAGATGCAGCTGTACAAGGTTGACCTCCATGGACGCAGGGTGGAGCTGATCAAGAGCCTGCCGGAGTATGCATTGTTTCTTGGCTACAATGGTTCTATGTGTCTACCGGTGAAGGATTTCCCTGGGTTAAAGCCGAATTGTGCCTACATGACTGACGACTCCATGGAGTATATTAATTTCTGGAAGCATAACCGGAGAGAAATTGGTATTTGGAGTTTGGCAGAGCGAAGCATGTCGAAGCTTGTTGATGTCTCACAGACTATTTATCCTTGGCTGAATTGGCCATCTCCTATCTGGATTCAACCATCCTTTTTCTAG